The Bacteroides sp. region ATGCTTCGGTTTGCTGCAAAGAAATTCAGTGCGAACTCATTCTCGTCTCCTTCGAACAGCAAAAGAGGTTCTTTTTCCCAGGTCAGGTAATTTTTTAATTCGGCTGAATGGATATAACCACCGAGGGTGTTGATCTTCAACCTTAATACCTCGTTTTCAAGGGTGATTAATTCCTGTGTTCCGACGGCGGCATTTGCAAAACTACCCATGCGGTCGGCAATTTTCGCCTGCTGGGTGGAGTCCAGTTCGGAGATATCCTCGGCTTCGATGGGCTCAAAAAGATCTGCTGTGTCCTGCTGGGCTGCCTGCAGTTCCAGTTGCTTTTGCTCTTCGGTTTCCCGCTGCTGCTGGGCCAAGCTGATGCTGTCCTGAATGCGGCGGGTCTCCATGATTTCTTCCTGGCTGGGCCGCGTCCACAGGCTATAACCGATCAAAATAGCAGCAAGCAGAATAATCCCGATAATGTTGTCTCTGCTCATTCGATAAATTTTATTTTGGATTGCAAAGATAGTTTAATTGACCGTGCCACAATTGTTAAAGAAGGTAAAAATGCCTCTGCAGCCGGATAAATTTGCAGCATCAAGGATTTATTTCTCTGCATAACGGATGGCCGCTTCCACAAAGTTTACAAACAAAGGATGCGGATTAGCTACCGTACTTCTGTATTCCGGGTGAAATTGCACGCCAATAAAGAAGGGGTGCTCTTTCAGTTCCATGATCTCCACCAGGTTGGCCTGTGGATTTATCCCTGTGGCAAACATTCCGTGGCTTTCAAAATCATTGAGATAATGATTGTTAAACTCAAAACGATGCCGGTGGCGTTCCGAGATATTTTCAGTGCCATAGATACTGAAGGCAAGTGAGCCAGGCTTTACCTTACATGGATAAGCTCCCAGGCGCATGGTTCCTCCCTTCATGGTGACTTTCTTTTGCTCTTCCATGATGTCGATAACCGGGTGGTGGGTGTTGGGGTTCATCTCCGTTGAATGGGCATCTTTCATCTTCATGACGTTCCGGGCAAATTCAACCACGGCACATTGCATGCCCAGGCAAATACCCAGGAAAGGAATATCGTTCTTCCTTGCGTATGAGATGGCGGCAATCTTTCCTTCAATGCCCCGGTCGCCAAAGCCAGGGGCTACCAATATCCCCGATAAGCCTTCAAAAGAGGCTGCAGGATTATTTTCATCGATCTGCTCTGAGTGTATCAATTTCAGATTAACACGGCATTCATTGGTTGTGCCGGCATGTATCAGCGATTCAATGATCGATTTATACGAGTCAATAAGCTCAACATATTTTCCTACCAGTCCAATACTGACAGCTTTTGTTGGATGTTCCAGGCGTGAAATGAACTTTTCCCAACTTTCTAGGTCTGCCGGGCAGTTGCTTTTCATTCGCATTTTCTTCAGCACCACCTGGTCCAGTTTTTCCTCGCGCATCAGGATGGGTACCTTATAAATGGAACTTGTGTCAATCGATTCGATGACCGAAGTGGCCTCTACGTTGCAAAACAGGGCAATTTTATTGCGAATGTGATCGTTGAGGGGCCTCTCGGTGCGACAGACCAGGATGTCGGGTTGTACTCCATATTCCAGCATGGTTTTTACCGAATGCTGGGTGGGCTTGGTTTTGAGCTCCCTGGCTGCTGAAAGGTACGGTACAAGGGTTAAATGGATAACCAATGCCCTGGAGCCCAACTCCCATTTCAATTGCCTGATGGCTTCAATATAGGGCAGGGACTCAATGTCGCCAACAGTACCCCCGATCTCAGTGATAACAAAATCGTATTGGCCGCTTTTGCCCAGAAGCTTAATGGAATGCTTGATCTCATCCGTAATATGAGGGATCACCTGTACAGTTTCCCCAAGATAATCGCCCCGGCGCTCCTTTTCAATCACCGACTTATAGATTCGCCCGGTTGTGACATTATTTGCCTGGGAAGTGTTAACATTCAAAAACCGCTCGTAGTGTCCCAGGTCGAGGTCCGTTTCTGCTCCGTCTTCTGTTACATAGCATTCCCCGTGTTCGTAAGGGTTCAGGGTTCCGGGATCGATGTTGATGTAGGGATCAAGTTTCTGGATGGTTACAGAATAACACCTGGCCTGAAGGAGTTTGGCCAGGGAAGCAGATATGATCCCTTTTCCCAGCGAAGAGGTCACGCCCCCGGTAACAAAAATATATTTGGTCTGGTCTGTTGCCCTTGCCATGATTCCGTTTTTCTCTTTGGTTTTCCCTTACGAAAGGCAGTGAATTTACGGTTGCGAAAGTAAGAAAAGATTGCAGAAAATCACCCTTTTTAATAAATAATTAATTTGCAAAATATTAGCAGCAAGTTCATTATGTATTAGGTTTTTCCAAGCCATGTGATGTTTTAATCAATCTCACCAGGGTGAAGGACGAAGATTAACCATCCTTCCCCGGGTCTATACTTTAATCTCCGGATTTGCCTTTCGGTTCCGACTGGTTTTCTCGTAAGCTCTGAATATCCTCCGGATCTGCTGGTGTTTCAATAATCTGGCTTTTGATGACTTTTTTACGTTCAATTAACCTTTCATCGTTTTCTTCACCGATGGCCTTTTCTTCAATGATGGTCTCGCGGTCTTCCTCCGATTCCTTGGGCCAGAAACCAATTTTCCCAGATTTTTTTACAAGATAATATCCCCCTGCCAGGGCGAGGACTATAAATCCAATACCAATGATTTCGATGCCGGAATATTTGTCAAAATCCATGACAATCACCTTTCGGGCTACTGCAATGATGGCAACCAGCAAAACGATTTCAACGTGAATGACGTGTTCCTTGAAATATACCTTAATGGTGTCGAGCAATTCTATGCCTATCAATACCAGGAGAAAAACACTAAACAAGCCCATCAGCCCGTCCAGGTCTATCAGGAACCCATCAGAGGTAAGGATGGCCTTTATCACTTCGTATGCAAGCTGAAGGCTGGCGATGATCAGCAAAATAGACATCAGCGCGATCAGCAGTTGGATGATATATTTCTCCACTCGTTTTGTGATCGCGTTTAGTCTCGATGATTGCTTTTTACTTTTGTCCATATTCTTGGTTTTGCTTTTCTTCTGGAAAAGAAAAAGTAAAATTAAGAAAAAACACATTACCATTTGCCCCTCTTTCTTCGGGCTTTTTGCAATTGCTGGATTCCATGGGCGAAGATCAATATTGCTTTAATGAATGGACAGGAAAGGAATCATGTTGAAAAATTGAATTTTCCTGGCTAACTGTCCATTCTGATTAAGAAATTATTTTTTTGACATTTTGGAATTAATATTTATTTTTATTGTCAGTAAGCCTCAGGGGGATTCAAGTTGCCTGGGCCCGAAAAATTAGTATCTCTAAAAAACCCAAACGTATGGAAAGCATGAAGAGAATAGCCAGAATCACGCTGGGGCTCATTCTGTTGATTTATGGTGCCAATCATTTTTTTGAAAATTTCCTTGGGCTTACTCCTATGCCTGCTGAAGCCCAGAACATCCTGGTAAGCATGGGTTACTGGCTGATGTATGTGAAACTTTTCGAGATGCTTGTGGCCATTGCCCTGCTAACCAACCGCTTTGTCCCGCTCGCCTTGATTGTGCTGGCTCCAATCAGCATCAACATTCTTGCTTTTCATATCCTTTATGACCCAAGGGGAATCCTTCCGGGACTGATCGTTGCCTTGCTGACAGTATTCCTGATTTATCAGAATTTCGATTTTTACAGGCCTTTCCTGCAACGCAAGGCACACCTGAAATAAGGATCTCCTAGCTCCCCGGAAATGAGATTACGCCAGTTGATTTTAACGGGAAGTTAGTTTTTGAATAGAGGGCTGATTTTTATTCGGCTGCTGCCTTAATTTCTCTAATGGCCAAGGCAGGGCTGTCTGCACCGAAAACGGCGCTTCCTGCCACCAACACATTGGCACCGGCCTTTGCCAGTTTGCCGGAATTGGTTGCATCCACCCCTCCGTCCACCTCAATCAGCAGTTGGGGATTCATTTTTTCTTTCAACGCTTTTAACTCCTGAAGACGCCGATAGGTGCTTTCAATAAAGTTCTGTCCGCCAAATCCGGGGTTTACTGACATCAGCAACACATAATCTGCATCGGGAATAATGTCACTGAGCAGGCTTACAGGATTGTGTGGGTTGATTACCACTCCGGCTTTCATCCCCAGTTTCTTGATTTGCTGGATGCTGCTGTGAAGGTGGGGACAGGTTTCATAATGCACACTCAGCCAGTCTGCTCCTGCATCCTTGTATTCCTCAAGGTAGCGGTCAGGATTGCTGATCATCAGATGCACATCCAGGGGCTTTTTTGCGATCGCTTTGATCTGCCTGATGATAAAAAAACCAAAGGTGAGGTTCGGAACAAAATGCCCATCCATTACATCTACATGAAACAGGTCGGCCTGGCTTTCGTTTACCATTTCCACTTCTTTTCCAAGTTCCAGAAAATTGGCAGCAAGCAGGGAAGGGGCCAGAAGAACAGACATAATGAAAATGAAAAGTGAGAAATGAAAAGTGAAAAATGATGGTTTATCCCAAATAAGGTTTTAGGTTCTTGCAGCGGGAGAAATGCTTGAGTCGCCTGAGGGCTTTTTCTTTGATCTGCCTGGCTCGCTCGCGCGTGAGGTCAAGCTTTTCGCCAATTTCTTCCAGGGTGTGGGGTTGCAATCCACCCAATCCGAAATAATAGCGGATTACTTCAGCCTCCCGGGGGGTAAGGGTTGAAATGGCCCGTTCTATTTCATCCTTCAGCGAGTCATATAGCAGGTTGTTCTCTGGCATGTCGGCCTCTTCATTGGTGAGCACCTCATACATGTCGTTCTCTTCACCCTGAATTAGCGGGGCATCCATGCTAACATGCCGTCCGGCGTTTTTAAGTGACTCCTTTACTTCTTCCTCAGGCATATCGAGCAGCTCAGCGATTTCGTGCGGGAAAGGCTCGCGCTCAAGCTTCTGCTCCAGCAAGGAGAATGCCTTGTTGATCTTGTTGATGGTGCCGATCTTATTCAGCGGCAGGCGAACAATACGCGCCTGCTCAGCAAGGGCCTGTAAAATGGACTGCCTGATCCACCAAACCGCATAGGAGATGAACTTAAAACCCCGGGTTTCGTCAAACCGCTGTGCAGCCTTCATCAAACCCAAATTGCCTTCGTTGATCAGGTCGGGGAGACTCAGTCCCTGGTTTTGGTATTGTTTCGAAACAGAAACAACAAAGCGAAGGTTGGCTTTGGTAAGTTTTTCCAAAGCCGCCCTATCGCCTTGCTTTATTTTCTGTGCCAGAATAACTTCCTCTTCGGCCGAGATTAACCCGACCCTGGCAATTTCCTGCAGGTACTTGTCGAGGGAAGCAGTATCCCTGTTGGTAACCTGCTTGGATATTTTAAGTTGCCTCATAAGCTTGCCAGAAAAGATGTTATTCTATTCTACGGAATTCTCCACAAAAAGTTTACACCCGGCAAAGCCTGTGCTTCAGAATCAGTCTTTTTTGGGCTGATCCCTGGGAATAAGCACTTTGCGCGAGAGTTTCAGCTTGCCTGTCTTTTTGTCCAGGTCCAGAAGTTTAACCTCGATCTTGTCGCCAACCTTAAAGCCGCTGTCCTCCACTTTCTCAAGCCTTCTCCATTCGATCTCGCTGATGTGCAGCAGGCCTTCCTTACCGGGAATGATCTCAACGAACATCCCAAAGGGTACGATGCTCTTGATGGTGCCTTCATAAATCTCACCAATTTCAGGTACGGCAATGATTCCTTTGATTTTGTTGATTACAAAGTCAATGGATTCCTTGTCATCCGAAACGATATCGATCACACCGTAATCCCCAACCTCCTCAATAACAATGGTTGAACCGCTTTCACGCTGCATCTCCTGGATGACTTTTCCACCGGGGCCAATGATGGCGCCAATAAATTCCTTGGGAATGGTCATCTTGACAATGCGCGGCACGTGAGGCTTGTAATCGGCACGGGGCTCGGAAATGGTCTTGACCATCTCGCCCAGGATGTGCATACGGCCTCTTTTGGCCTGCTCAAGGGCTTCGGCCATCAGGTCGTAGCTGAGACCATCAATCTTGATGTCCATCTGGCAGGCGGTGATGCCATCGCGCGTACCCGTTACTTTAAAGTCCATGTCGCCCAGGTGGTCTTCATCACCCAGGATATCTGACAAAATAGTATAACGGTTGGTGTCAGGGTCTGCAATCAGTCCCATGGCAATACCTGATACCGGTTTGCTGATCTTAACACCGGCATCAAGGAGGGCAAGGGTTCCTGCACAAACGGTAGCCATCGATGACGAACCGTTCGATTCAAGGATGTCGGAAACGATCCGAACGGTATAAGGGTTATCGTTGCCATTGGGCAGGACGGGTTTCAGTGCGCGCAGGGCCAGGTTTCCGTGACCGATCTCACGCCTGCTGGTGCCCCGCATCATCTTGACCTCACCTGTGCTGAATGGCGGAAAGTTGTAATGCAACAGGAACTTGTTCTTGCCTTCAAATACAGCTCCGTCAATGGTTTGCTCATCCAGTTTGGTCCCCAGGGTTACAGTCGTCAGTGATTGCGTTTCTCCGCGGGTAAAGATCGCAGAACCATGGGCGGCAGGCAGGTAATCCACCTCTGACCAGATCGGGCGGATCTCATCAGGTTTGCGGCCATCCAGACGAATCTTCTCATCCAGGACCAGGTTGCGCACAGCTTCTTTCTGGATCTTTCCAAAATATTTCTTGATCAGGGGCGCTTTTTCTTGCTGTTCTTCTTCGCTGTACTGGGCCATAAACTCATCCCTGAGGACGTCCATGGCTGCCTTGCGTTCGGCTTTGCCATCGGGACTCTTGGCCTGGGCATACACCTTGTCGTACAAAGCGGTTTTCATCGCTTCGTAAAGCGATTCATCTCCCGCTTCCGCAGGATACTCCCGTTTTTCTTTCGATTTTTCAACCATTGCCGCCAGATCAAGCTGCGCCTGGCACTGAACCTTAATGGCCTGGTGGGCCACTTTAATGGCCTCGATCATATCATTTTCCGAGACTTCCTTCATCTCGCCTTCTACCATCACAATGTTGTCCAGCGTTCCGGCTACCATGATCTCGATGTCGGCCTCAGCAAGGTCAGTGATTGTAGGGTTGATGACGAATTTTCCATCAATACGGGCTACTCTTACTTCAGAAATGGGCCCGTTGAAGGGAATATCTGATACCGCCAGGGCTGCTGAAGCAGCAAGACCTGCAAATGCATCAGGCAAATTGTTCTTTTCTGCCGAAATCAGGGAAATAAGGACCTGGGTCTCGGCGCGATAACCGTCGGGGAACATCGGACGAAGCGCCCTGTCAACCAAACGGGATATCAATATCTCATATTCTGAGGGGCGTGCTTCACGCTTGAAAAAACCACCCGGGAAACGCCCTGCGGCAGCATATTTTTCCTGGTAATCAACAGACAGGGGTAAAAAATCCTGACCTTCAACCACATCTTTCTTAGCCACTACAGTAGCCAACAGCATGGTTTCGCCCATCTTTACAACAACAGATCCGTCAGCCTGCTTGGCAAGCTTCCCGGTTTCAATGGAAACGATCCTTCCGTCTCCTAAATCAAACTCTTTTGTAATTCCAATCTTAGTCGTCGACATTTTCTTTTTCTTTCTTAATTTCTGTTTCTAATAATTCTCGTCTTGTTTTCTTTTTTCGGTTTTTCGTGCAAAAGGTGTTAAAATTAATACAATAAGTTGGGAAAATCAACAACAATCTTATGCAGATACCGGTTTTTCTTTTTGTCTGAAAAAAAAAACAGGCAACTAAATTTTTAATTGCCTGTTTCTTACGAAGTTTTAATTACTTCCTGAGGTTCAGTTTCTTAATGATTTCCCTGTAGCGTTCTATTTCCTTGCTTTTCAGGTAATCAAGCAGTCTTCTTCTTTTTCCTACCAGGAGAATCAGCGAGCGCTGCGTGCCTTTATCCTTCTTGTTGGCTTTCAGGTGCTTGGTCAAGTGATTGATCCTGTGGGTGAAAAGGGCAATCTGGCCTTCAGGTGAACCAGTATTGGTATCTGAACCACCATACTGCTGGAATATTTCTTTTTTTGTTTCTGAGGTTAAATACATGGTATTGAGCAATTTTATTTCCTGGTTTTCTAAATTCTCCTTCGTTTTTCAGGCTTGCAAAGATAGTAGATTCTTTTTATTTAGCAAACTAATTTGGCGTCTTTTTTTCTTAAAACAACGTGCCAACGATTGAGGCTATTTGTTTTCTGCTTCAACCTCCAGCAGGCTGGTTTTAAAATACTGGTATATTTCGGCCATTTTAGGCCAGAATTCCTTCAGGATCTCCCGCGCAGCTTCCTCTTCGGGCTGTCCTTCCACAGATGCCATCAGGTTCACGAAATTTTTTACCACCAGGTAAAGCGAGCGCTCCATTTGCTGCAGTGCTTCCGCAAGGAGTCCTGCCTTTTCCGTTTCCGAAAGGGAGTCCTCATCGGTCTCTGAAAGGGCCTGCTCCAGGCTGATCAATTCGTATTTAATGTCGGAAGCAGTCATGATCAGGCTGCGGCAATGCCCCCTGATAGCAGCCTCAACATTGCCGCTGCAGGGGCAGCGCAATATTTTTTCATCCAGTTGAGCGCCCGCAAGGGTTAACTCCCACTGGTAGTCATATAAGGGTTTTAGCGCAGCTCTCATAGGGCATATTTTGATGGTTGTTCCGTTCAGGATCAAAGTATCAAAAACCAGGCCAATCCTTAATGACCTTTGGGCTTAAATCACGGGTTTCAGCCTTTCACGATCTAACTGACTATTCGTTCTTCAGGTATTTTACCTTCCCCTCGTCCCATTTATCCTTAGGTGTGGCGTGGACAGCAGGGAAACCAACTGGCACCACATTGAGGGGAATAATGTGGTCAGGCAGGCCAAGGGCATTGCTAACAGTGGCGATCCGTTCGGCATAAGGATACACCCCGGTCCATACCGCCCCAAGCCCCAGCGACTGAGCGGCCAGCAAAAGG contains the following coding sequences:
- a CDS encoding CTP synthase, with the protein product MARATDQTKYIFVTGGVTSSLGKGIISASLAKLLQARCYSVTIQKLDPYINIDPGTLNPYEHGECYVTEDGAETDLDLGHYERFLNVNTSQANNVTTGRIYKSVIEKERRGDYLGETVQVIPHITDEIKHSIKLLGKSGQYDFVITEIGGTVGDIESLPYIEAIRQLKWELGSRALVIHLTLVPYLSAARELKTKPTQHSVKTMLEYGVQPDILVCRTERPLNDHIRNKIALFCNVEATSVIESIDTSSIYKVPILMREEKLDQVVLKKMRMKSNCPADLESWEKFISRLEHPTKAVSIGLVGKYVELIDSYKSIIESLIHAGTTNECRVNLKLIHSEQIDENNPAASFEGLSGILVAPGFGDRGIEGKIAAISYARKNDIPFLGICLGMQCAVVEFARNVMKMKDAHSTEMNPNTHHPVIDIMEEQKKVTMKGGTMRLGAYPCKVKPGSLAFSIYGTENISERHRHRFEFNNHYLNDFESHGMFATGINPQANLVEIMELKEHPFFIGVQFHPEYRSTVANPHPLFVNFVEAAIRYAEK
- the pnp gene encoding polyribonucleotide nucleotidyltransferase — protein: MSTTKIGITKEFDLGDGRIVSIETGKLAKQADGSVVVKMGETMLLATVVAKKDVVEGQDFLPLSVDYQEKYAAAGRFPGGFFKREARPSEYEILISRLVDRALRPMFPDGYRAETQVLISLISAEKNNLPDAFAGLAASAALAVSDIPFNGPISEVRVARIDGKFVINPTITDLAEADIEIMVAGTLDNIVMVEGEMKEVSENDMIEAIKVAHQAIKVQCQAQLDLAAMVEKSKEKREYPAEAGDESLYEAMKTALYDKVYAQAKSPDGKAERKAAMDVLRDEFMAQYSEEEQQEKAPLIKKYFGKIQKEAVRNLVLDEKIRLDGRKPDEIRPIWSEVDYLPAAHGSAIFTRGETQSLTTVTLGTKLDEQTIDGAVFEGKNKFLLHYNFPPFSTGEVKMMRGTSRREIGHGNLALRALKPVLPNGNDNPYTVRIVSDILESNGSSSMATVCAGTLALLDAGVKISKPVSGIAMGLIADPDTNRYTILSDILGDEDHLGDMDFKVTGTRDGITACQMDIKIDGLSYDLMAEALEQAKRGRMHILGEMVKTISEPRADYKPHVPRIVKMTIPKEFIGAIIGPGGKVIQEMQRESGSTIVIEEVGDYGVIDIVSDDKESIDFVINKIKGIIAVPEIGEIYEGTIKSIVPFGMFVEIIPGKEGLLHISEIEWRRLEKVEDSGFKVGDKIEVKLLDLDKKTGKLKLSRKVLIPRDQPKKD
- a CDS encoding DUF3793 family protein; amino-acid sequence: MRQLKISKQVTNRDTASLDKYLQEIARVGLISAEEEVILAQKIKQGDRAALEKLTKANLRFVVSVSKQYQNQGLSLPDLINEGNLGLMKAAQRFDETRGFKFISYAVWWIRQSILQALAEQARIVRLPLNKIGTINKINKAFSLLEQKLEREPFPHEIAELLDMPEEEVKESLKNAGRHVSMDAPLIQGEENDMYEVLTNEEADMPENNLLYDSLKDEIERAISTLTPREAEVIRYYFGLGGLQPHTLEEIGEKLDLTRERARQIKEKALRRLKHFSRCKNLKPYLG
- the rpe gene encoding ribulose-phosphate 3-epimerase — translated: MSVLLAPSLLAANFLELGKEVEMVNESQADLFHVDVMDGHFVPNLTFGFFIIRQIKAIAKKPLDVHLMISNPDRYLEEYKDAGADWLSVHYETCPHLHSSIQQIKKLGMKAGVVINPHNPVSLLSDIIPDADYVLLMSVNPGFGGQNFIESTYRRLQELKALKEKMNPQLLIEVDGGVDATNSGKLAKAGANVLVAGSAVFGADSPALAIREIKAAAE
- the rpsO gene encoding 30S ribosomal protein S15, whose product is MYLTSETKKEIFQQYGGSDTNTGSPEGQIALFTHRINHLTKHLKANKKDKGTQRSLILLVGKRRRLLDYLKSKEIERYREIIKKLNLRK
- a CDS encoding phosphate-starvation-inducible PsiE family protein, with the translated sequence MDKSKKQSSRLNAITKRVEKYIIQLLIALMSILLIIASLQLAYEVIKAILTSDGFLIDLDGLMGLFSVFLLVLIGIELLDTIKVYFKEHVIHVEIVLLVAIIAVARKVIVMDFDKYSGIEIIGIGFIVLALAGGYYLVKKSGKIGFWPKESEEDRETIIEEKAIGEENDERLIERKKVIKSQIIETPADPEDIQSLRENQSEPKGKSGD